The following are encoded together in the Bactrocera neohumeralis isolate Rockhampton chromosome 6, APGP_CSIRO_Bneo_wtdbg2-racon-allhic-juicebox.fasta_v2, whole genome shotgun sequence genome:
- the LOC126763167 gene encoding phenoloxidase-activating enzyme-like, translating to MSVFPGIQLFLFCVLVLTTSTKGDVCTTPNGEDGECVNIKTCESLMAIVKKQPITDIDHFILKSHAEVCTYTNQPYSACCPISERPVPETTTTTTLVPPIEKSCIVGHCVKIQNCSALYDIAMNTNITQEDRRYLKDKQCKSNDNSVSVCCPDDDDEVPIISDAAVQVCKTPRGVPGICLDAADCLAIAILLRKDQSTQEEMEFLDKSRCDSSERYCCPTVVSPVPEAETPTTTAAPKVEKCETPNGANGTCISVIHCESLMRVLQKPDFFENDAKYLNASFCGDGAKFPKVCCPEALVAEELSLPLPPYCGVVFPAESYFDAGSITSNEEYPWTALLLYTKMGKTRPYCGGTLIHERYVLTAAHCLYENEPEWTLTGARLGVWATTVMQDCKNQALADQMDCESNSIDLAVSKVIKHPEYESLYNDLALLQLTASVHTTRYVAPICLPFETEHVSASFNDDKILQISGWGAHLFEEVAEFKMKSIVHISSMEQFKDRFLTEAGINLTAKHVCVKDKGVHDNKILDSGGALMSLANVGKMQSFFLLGVEAISYEIPPEQGFPFIFTRISPYLDWIKREIREN from the exons ATGAGTGTATTTCCTggaatacaattatttttattttgcgtgCTTGTTTTAACCACAAGCACTAAAGGAG ATGTGTGTACAACGCCAAACGGTGAGGACGGCGAATGTGTAAATATTAAGACTTGCGAATCTTTAATGGCCATCGTTAAAAAGCAACCTATAACAGACATTGaccattttatattaaaatctcATGCTGAGGTCTGCACTTACACAAACCAACCGTATAGC gcATGCTGTCCTATATCTGAAAGGCCAGTGCCTGAGACTACAACCACGACGACACTCG TTCCGCCAATCGAGAAAAGTTGTATTGTCGGTCACTGTGTTAAGATACAAAATTGTAGTGCCTTATATGACATCGCTATGAACACCAATATAACACAAGAAGATAGAAGATATTTAAAAGATAAGCAATGCAAAAGTAACGATAATTCCGTTAGT GTGTGTTGCCCGGATGATGATGATGAGGTGCCTATAATTTCTGATGCAG CCGTTCAGGTATGCAAAACACCAAGGGGTGTGCCTGGTATTTGTTTGGATGCAGCCGATTGCTTGGCCATAGCAATACTTCTTAGAAAAGATCAATCAACACAAGAAGAAATGGAGTTTTTGGATAAGAGCAGATGTGATAGTTCAGAGAGa TATTGTTGTCCAACGGTGGTTTCTCCCGTACCAGAAGCGGAAACTCCCACAACAACAG CCGCTCCTAAAGTAGAAAAATGTGAAACACCTAATGGTGCTAATGGCACTTGTATTTCCGTTATACATTGCGAATCGCTGATGCGGGTTCTACAGAAACCtgacttttttgaaaatgatgCTAAATATTTGAATGCTAGCTTCTGCGGCGATGGCGCTAAGTTTCCAAAA GTTTGCTGTCCAGAGGCGCTGGTGGCGGAAGAATTGAGTTTACCGCTGCCGCCATATTGCGGCGTAGTGTTCCCAGCTGAAAGTTATTTCGACGCCGGTTCAATTACCAGCAACGAGGAATATCCCTGGACAGCGTTGCTCCTTTACACAA AAATGGGAAAAACTCGTCCCTACTGCGGCGGCACGCTTATACACGAGCGTTATGTGCTCACCGCAGCGCATTGTCTGTATGAGAATGAGCCAGAGTGGACCTTAACCGGCGCACGTTTGGGTGTGTGGGCTACAACAGTGATGCAGGATTGTAAAAATCAGGCGTTGGCCGATCAAATGGATTGTGAGTCAAACTCAATCGATTTGGCTGTGAGCAAAGTAATCAAACATCCCGAATATGAGTCGCTGTATAACGATCTCGCGTTGCTGCAGTTGACTGCGTCGGTACATACCACACGTTACGTAGCACCGATTTGTTTACCCTTCGAAACTGAACACGTATCGGCTAGTTTTAACGACGACAAGATACTGCAAATATCCGGATGGGGCGCGCACTTGTTCGAGGAAGTAGCAGAATTCAAAATGAAATCTATTGTTCATATATCCAGTATGGAGCAATTTAAGGATCGTTTTTTGACTGAAGCCGGCATTAATTTGACAGCAAAACACGTTTGTGTGAAAGATAAAGGTGTTCATGacaacaaaattttagattCTGGCGGTGCGCTGATGTCGCTAGCGAACGTTGGAAAAATGCAGTCATTTTTTTTGCTGGGTGTCGAAGCTATAAGCTATGAAATTCCGCCAGAACAGGggtttccatttatttttacgCGCATTAGTCCGTATTTGGATTGGATAAAAAGGGAAATTcgcgaaaattaa